In a single window of the Nicotiana tomentosiformis chromosome 10, ASM39032v3, whole genome shotgun sequence genome:
- the LOC138899858 gene encoding uncharacterized protein: MVALGAAQQRHGAAKSGNAGGGRNRLYALTSRQDTEAHGDIVTGMLTVFTFDVYALMDPGSTLSYVTPYIAKKFGIELEKLCEPFEVSTPVGESVIARRIYRGCPVKVYHPLTVADLVELEMVDLDVIMGMDWLESCYATVGCRTKIVSFEFPDEPVLEWKGDAVAPRGRFISYLKDRKMISKGYIYHLVRLRDVDAQIPTLQSVPIVNEFPEVFPEDLPGVPPDREIDFRIDLLPGTKPISIPPYRMAPAELKELKVQLKDLLGKGFIRPSVSPWGTPVLFVWKKDGSLRMCIDRQLNKVTIKNKYPLP; this comes from the exons ATGGTTGCTTTGGGTGCA GCCCAACAAAGGCATGGTGCAGCAAAGTCTGGTAATGCAGGTGGTGGTCGAAACCGCTTGTATGCACTAACAAGCCGTCAGGATACAGAGGCTCATGGAGATATTGTCACTGGTATGCTAACAGTCTTCACTTTTGATGTTTATGCTCTTATGGATCCAGGATCCACCTTATCTTATGTAACCCCATATATTGCTAAgaaatttgggatagaactaGAAAAGTTGTGTGAACCTTTTGAAGTGTCCACTCCAGTTGGAGAATCAGTTATAGCTAGACGTATCTATAGGGGGTGTCCAGTCAAAGTGTATCATCCCCTTACTGTAGCAGACTTAGTAGAGTTGGAGATGGTAGATTTGGACGTAAtcatgggcatggattggttagaGTCCTGTTACGCCACAGTGGGTTGTAGAACCAAAATAGTAAGTTTCGAATTTCCTGATGAACCAGTCTTAGAATGGAAGGGTGATGCAGTAGCACCtaggggtaggtttatttcctaccttaaagACAGAAAGATGATTTCCAAAGGGTATATCTATCATCTAGTTCGATTAAGGGATGTAGATGCTCAAATTCCCACTCTCCAATCAGTACCAATTGTAAATGAGTTCCCAGAAGTGTTTCCCGAAGACCTTCCCGGAGTCCCTCCCGATAGAGAGATTGACTTTAGAATTGATCTACTCCCCGGCACTAAGCCgatatctattccaccttataggatggctccagcagagttgaaagagctAAAAGTCCAATTGAAAGATCTTCTAGGTAAGGGATTTATAAGGCcaagtgtctcaccttggggcaCTCCGGTCCTGTTTGTCTGGAAGAAGGATGGGTCTTTGCGCATGTGCATTGATCgtcagttgaataaagttaccatcaagaataagtaccctctTCCTTGA